One stretch of Aminivibrio pyruvatiphilus DNA includes these proteins:
- a CDS encoding ATP-binding protein has protein sequence MLLFLFPERGTGGSPRIVGSETGRTYHVFCLDSGAPYIFRDSAGELAGMYVDILSSLGEREGLKLSLSSGDGREARRNVHLGKIDAVAGCLYPTLPDSEIFGYLPVKNLDPQNRNLSVELDLLTHRLSGKELLSYVFTLPFLREPATFFFPGREAGGTDTLRGKTVLVAAESQEERHLSGGSLPVSLLREESPRTVLAALAAGRGHGAFLGAYQGIKISREMGREQDISPLRPFPYLVAKGIAVLKGQSALALQFFRGLDAMERAGEIDRIRDRWISEFEPSVFSMRQIWNWAGAGALLLCAFLAWNMMLKRKVTIIVKEREKILDFIRDGILAVDRDGKITMINRAARTLLGLSHESVGKEADLCIPGLSAGMILAGGRPVYDHQQNLNGALLSCSKVPVIQAGRTVGAIITMRDMSELQAMAEEITGVRTYVESLRVQGHEFMNKLQAISGLIQLRRYDRAIEFIASETDSRHSATAFMTERIKNAAVCGVLMGKAGRCRELGIQFCLDPESFCCDRGGEINDRSLVIIVGNLLQNAIEALEEKGIAPGASVDFSIFDESGHILISVCDNAGTLTDEGASRLFEKGFTTKKKAELSGFGLYNIKTIVDALGGTITADYETGNFTEFTVSLPVSSSADPCLKEVF, from the coding sequence GTGCTCCTTTTCCTTTTTCCTGAAAGGGGAACTGGGGGATCTCCCCGCATAGTCGGAAGCGAAACGGGGCGGACCTATCATGTATTCTGCCTTGACTCCGGAGCACCCTATATCTTCAGGGATTCCGCCGGAGAACTCGCCGGAATGTACGTGGACATCCTCTCCTCCCTGGGCGAAAGGGAAGGTCTCAAGCTTTCCCTTTCCTCAGGCGACGGCAGGGAGGCCCGCAGGAACGTCCACCTGGGGAAAATCGACGCTGTGGCAGGCTGCCTCTACCCCACTCTTCCCGACTCGGAAATCTTCGGCTATCTGCCCGTGAAAAACCTTGACCCCCAAAACAGGAATCTCTCCGTCGAACTGGACCTTCTGACCCATCGGCTTTCGGGAAAAGAGCTTCTTTCCTACGTCTTCACCCTTCCGTTTCTCAGGGAACCGGCCACTTTCTTTTTTCCCGGCCGGGAAGCAGGGGGAACGGACACCCTGAGAGGGAAGACCGTTCTTGTTGCCGCAGAATCCCAGGAGGAACGCCATCTGTCGGGAGGTTCGCTTCCCGTCTCCCTTCTGCGGGAGGAATCACCCCGGACCGTTCTTGCCGCTCTGGCCGCGGGCAGGGGGCACGGAGCCTTTCTCGGGGCATACCAGGGCATCAAGATATCGAGGGAAATGGGCAGGGAACAGGATATTTCCCCTCTCCGCCCTTTTCCCTATCTTGTGGCGAAAGGCATTGCCGTTCTCAAAGGGCAGTCAGCACTTGCCTTGCAGTTTTTTCGCGGCCTGGATGCCATGGAGAGGGCCGGAGAAATCGACCGGATACGGGACCGCTGGATTTCTGAATTCGAACCTTCGGTCTTCAGCATGCGGCAGATATGGAACTGGGCAGGCGCCGGCGCCCTCCTTCTCTGCGCATTCCTTGCATGGAACATGATGCTGAAGAGGAAGGTAACAATAATTGTGAAGGAGCGGGAAAAGATCCTTGATTTCATACGGGACGGCATTCTCGCCGTGGACAGGGATGGGAAGATCACCATGATCAACCGGGCTGCACGGACCCTGCTGGGCCTTTCACATGAATCCGTGGGAAAAGAGGCGGATCTGTGCATTCCGGGCCTGTCTGCCGGCATGATCCTCGCGGGGGGGCGTCCCGTCTACGACCACCAACAGAATCTCAACGGCGCCCTTCTTTCCTGCAGCAAGGTCCCCGTTATTCAGGCAGGGAGAACCGTCGGGGCGATCATCACCATGAGGGACATGTCGGAACTTCAGGCCATGGCTGAAGAAATTACGGGCGTCCGGACCTACGTGGAAAGCCTCCGGGTCCAGGGGCATGAATTCATGAACAAACTCCAGGCCATCTCCGGCCTTATACAGCTCCGGCGTTACGACAGGGCCATCGAATTCATCGCTTCGGAAACCGACTCGCGCCACTCCGCCACTGCTTTCATGACGGAAAGAATAAAGAATGCCGCAGTCTGCGGCGTCCTCATGGGAAAGGCGGGACGGTGCCGTGAACTGGGAATACAATTCTGCCTCGATCCCGAGAGTTTCTGCTGCGACCGGGGAGGCGAAATCAATGACCGGTCGCTGGTGATCATCGTCGGAAATCTTCTGCAGAACGCCATCGAAGCGCTGGAGGAAAAAGGAATCGCGCCCGGTGCCTCAGTGGACTTTTCTATTTTCGACGAGTCCGGCCATATCCTCATCAGCGTCTGCGACAATGCCGGCACCCTGACGGACGAAGGAGCTTCCAGGCTTTTCGAGAAAGGGTTCACCACGAAAAAAAAGGCCGAACTTTCCGGATTCGGCCTGTACAATATTAAAACCATAGTGGATGCTCTCGGGGGAACCATAACCGCGGACTACGAAACAGGGAACTTTACCGAATTCACTGTTTCACTGCCGGTATCCTCCTCCGCAGATCCCTGCCTGAAGGAGGTATTCTGA
- a CDS encoding dipeptidase codes for MNPRFPAVLLCILLVASVPGPLAGCTGIVVGREASDDGSVLNSQTADGWYDSNLRVIPGEKHPEGSTVPVYFGLLGDEPLPPMELGRIPQAPETYAYFRTAYSCFNEHQLAIGESTIGQKDQLKTFPGEGGAILTVEQLMIIALERCKTAREAVLMIGSLAERYGFLGSCANDGESLSLSDPSEAWIMEILGAGFDWQPGTRPGAIWVARRVPDHHAAVLCNVSRITMVDEKSPDFLFSAGYKDPAIRHGWYDPASGEPFNWRKAYAPEKGPWSPSSMWVRGRLHYIHKRLMPSKQWDPYAETDSYPFSFAPEKPVSVQEIIGIFRSSLEGTPFNMEGNPAWYIPGENRELLKSPKTTPFPDRATRELLNIPYMRPIAAKTSYSFITQSRSWLPSAIGGVLWFSPDSPHFSTYVPIYAGAGSIPKSWSNFERNRFTLDSSRWAVLLAASLANANYQRGIQTLKSLRDPLEKKTADEFREWDRAAARIAREKGFLPEGWIEERVSGKLTEVHRTYEEIVNLLIREATIIDLW; via the coding sequence ATGAATCCCCGATTCCCCGCTGTCCTGCTTTGTATTCTTCTCGTCGCTTCCGTACCCGGCCCCCTCGCCGGATGTACGGGAATAGTCGTCGGCAGGGAGGCCAGTGATGACGGATCCGTCCTGAATTCCCAAACAGCAGACGGATGGTATGATTCAAACCTGAGAGTGATTCCTGGTGAAAAGCACCCCGAAGGATCCACTGTTCCCGTTTACTTCGGCCTGCTCGGCGACGAACCTCTGCCCCCCATGGAACTGGGAAGGATTCCCCAGGCTCCTGAAACCTACGCCTATTTCCGCACAGCCTACTCGTGTTTCAACGAACATCAGCTTGCCATCGGAGAATCAACCATCGGACAGAAGGACCAGCTCAAAACGTTCCCCGGAGAGGGCGGCGCCATTCTGACGGTGGAACAGCTCATGATCATCGCGCTGGAGCGCTGCAAAACGGCCCGGGAAGCAGTTCTGATGATAGGGAGCCTCGCAGAGCGCTACGGTTTTCTCGGGTCCTGCGCAAACGACGGTGAATCCCTTTCTCTCTCCGACCCGTCGGAAGCCTGGATCATGGAGATACTGGGAGCCGGATTTGACTGGCAGCCCGGCACCCGACCGGGGGCGATATGGGTTGCCCGCAGGGTGCCGGACCACCATGCGGCGGTACTCTGCAACGTAAGCCGCATCACCATGGTCGACGAGAAAAGTCCCGACTTTCTCTTCTCCGCCGGCTACAAGGATCCCGCTATACGACACGGCTGGTATGATCCGGCATCAGGAGAACCTTTCAACTGGAGAAAAGCGTATGCTCCGGAAAAGGGTCCCTGGTCTCCTTCTTCCATGTGGGTCAGGGGTAGACTTCACTACATCCACAAGCGCCTCATGCCGTCAAAGCAATGGGACCCCTATGCAGAAACCGACTCCTATCCTTTTTCATTCGCCCCCGAAAAACCAGTTTCAGTACAGGAAATTATAGGCATCTTCCGCTCATCCCTGGAAGGCACTCCCTTCAACATGGAGGGAAATCCGGCATGGTATATACCGGGAGAAAACAGGGAACTGCTGAAGAGCCCCAAAACCACTCCCTTTCCAGACCGGGCTACCAGAGAGCTTCTGAATATCCCCTATATGCGCCCAATTGCGGCAAAAACATCCTACAGCTTCATTACCCAGTCAAGATCCTGGCTTCCTTCGGCCATCGGCGGTGTTCTCTGGTTTTCTCCCGATTCCCCCCACTTCAGCACCTATGTCCCTATTTATGCAGGAGCCGGATCCATCCCGAAAAGCTGGTCGAACTTCGAAAGAAACCGTTTCACTCTCGACTCGTCAAGGTGGGCTGTCCTTTTGGCCGCATCGCTGGCGAACGCGAACTACCAGAGGGGAATCCAGACGCTGAAATCCCTCAGGGACCCGCTGGAGAAAAAAACTGCAGACGAATTCCGGGAATGGGACAGGGCGGCTGCCCGTATTGCCCGGGAGAAAGGCTTCCTTCCCGAAGGCTGGATTGAAGAACGGGTTTCCGGGAAGTTGACGGAAGTGCACCGCACCTACGAAGAAATCGTCAACCTGCTCATCCGGGAGGCGACTATCATTGATCTCTGGTAG
- a CDS encoding PEP/pyruvate-binding domain-containing protein: MIYSDFDPKPVFREYRRLIGDGEVGGKARGLAFAFNTLKGTPLESCVEFPDVNYVLTTEGFDDFVSDNGIETLLKESLSGQEENTEDEFAQELFEKVASAFRNGRVRPSLTRDLEAAMEAIGDFPLAIRSSSILEDSRKLSFAGKYSTRFSANRGPLADRTVLLVNAIKEVWASLYNPAARAYRKKHGLTDSDESMAVVIQPVIGREHNSMYYPEIAGTAFSKVYRRPSTRIRKEDGVMRFCFGLGTRTVDRLKANVSYLSHPMLRPQGNLPADIAMTSQSEFDYIDRGSGRFMTGALSEHLPFLLREHKLASAFIEIYAENLLYWAGSDQVSNGKPVFSFSNFPRRHPRFFSLVKELCSFLEERMGMPADMEFAYDTEREKLTLLQLRPLASYEEMARVSIPEVREENVILKGNRMVSNGRLENVHHLVYVDPSVYGKDATFYEVAREIGRINHKLSGTNYILVGPGRWGSTNPKLGVPVRYNEICNCGCLVEVGILESDYTPELSYGTHFFLDLDVDGTLYLPVFDGMKGNVYNREWLASSFFEQKRHPAVRHYTGNFSVLLDGENEVGVVISNDPPSK; this comes from the coding sequence GTGATTTATTCTGATTTTGACCCGAAACCCGTTTTTCGCGAATACAGGAGGCTCATCGGGGACGGTGAGGTGGGAGGCAAGGCCAGGGGCCTTGCGTTCGCCTTCAATACCCTGAAAGGAACGCCTCTCGAGTCCTGCGTTGAATTCCCGGATGTGAACTATGTGCTCACCACCGAGGGGTTCGACGATTTTGTTTCGGACAACGGGATAGAAACGCTTCTGAAGGAAAGCCTCTCAGGGCAGGAGGAGAACACGGAAGACGAATTCGCCCAGGAGCTTTTCGAGAAAGTTGCCTCCGCCTTCCGGAACGGAAGAGTACGCCCGTCCCTGACCCGAGACCTGGAAGCTGCCATGGAAGCCATAGGGGACTTTCCCCTGGCCATCAGGTCGAGTTCAATCCTTGAAGATTCGAGGAAGCTTTCCTTCGCAGGGAAGTACAGCACCCGCTTTTCAGCAAACCGGGGCCCACTGGCAGACCGTACCGTTCTTCTTGTCAACGCCATAAAGGAAGTGTGGGCCTCCCTTTACAACCCTGCGGCAAGGGCCTACCGGAAGAAACACGGCCTCACCGATTCGGACGAATCCATGGCGGTGGTGATTCAGCCAGTCATCGGCAGGGAGCACAATTCCATGTATTACCCCGAAATTGCGGGCACCGCCTTCTCGAAAGTCTACCGCAGGCCCTCCACCCGCATACGGAAAGAGGACGGGGTTATGCGCTTCTGCTTCGGACTGGGAACGAGGACAGTCGACAGGCTTAAGGCCAATGTCTCCTATCTTTCCCACCCCATGCTCCGGCCCCAGGGTAACCTGCCCGCCGACATCGCCATGACCAGCCAGAGCGAGTTTGACTATATCGACAGGGGTTCCGGGCGATTCATGACCGGCGCCCTTTCCGAGCACCTTCCTTTCCTGCTCAGAGAACACAAGCTGGCATCGGCGTTCATCGAAATCTACGCGGAAAACCTGCTCTACTGGGCAGGATCGGACCAGGTGAGCAACGGGAAACCGGTCTTTTCCTTCTCGAACTTTCCGAGACGGCACCCCCGATTTTTCAGCCTGGTGAAAGAGCTGTGTTCCTTTCTCGAAGAACGTATGGGCATGCCCGCCGACATGGAATTTGCCTATGACACGGAAAGGGAAAAACTCACCCTGCTGCAGCTCAGGCCTCTTGCCTCCTACGAAGAGATGGCCCGGGTCTCCATACCGGAGGTCAGGGAGGAAAACGTCATCCTCAAGGGAAACAGGATGGTCAGCAACGGGAGGCTGGAGAACGTCCATCATCTCGTATACGTGGACCCTTCAGTCTACGGAAAGGATGCCACGTTTTACGAGGTTGCCAGGGAGATCGGCCGAATAAACCACAAGCTCTCGGGAACAAACTACATTCTTGTCGGGCCGGGAAGATGGGGAAGTACCAACCCGAAGCTCGGCGTTCCCGTCAGGTACAATGAAATCTGCAACTGCGGGTGCCTCGTGGAGGTAGGAATTCTCGAAAGCGACTATACGCCGGAGCTTTCCTACGGCACCCATTTCTTTCTCGACCTGGACGTGGACGGTACACTCTATCTCCCCGTCTTCGACGGAATGAAGGGAAACGTCTACAACCGGGAATGGCTGGCCTCATCATTTTTCGAACAGAAAAGGCACCCGGCGGTACGGCACTACACAGGAAATTTCTCCGTCCTGCTCGACGGGGAAAACGAGGTCGGCGTGGTCATCTCCAACGATCCTCCATCGAAGTGA
- the asnS gene encoding asparagine--tRNA ligase translates to MTAPWTYIKDLPSREGSDVTVRGWLYNMRSSGKIHFLQLRDGTGTVQGVMVKKEVSEDDFSAAKSLWLEASVEVTGTVRKDERAPSGVELSVASVSVIQNPADEYPIGKKDHGIDFLLDHRHLWLRSSRQQAIMRIRERVIWSAREFLHNDGYLLVDSPIISGAAGEGVSGLFEIDYFDSKAYLAQTGQLYAEAAAAAFGKVYCFGPTFRAEKSKTRRHLTEFWMLEPEVAFFDHKANMDLQERLVCHIVSSVLEHCGSELAALERDVSKLENIKAPFYHLQYGEAIKMLKELGSDTPYGEDLGNDDETILTQQFDRPVFIECYPKSVKAFYMKEHPENPDLVLCDDLLAPEGYGEIIGGSQREDSYDRLVARIREQGLPEEPYDWYLDLRRYGTFVHSGFGMGIERVVAWIAGLQHIREAIPWPRTIYRLKP, encoded by the coding sequence ATGACGGCACCGTGGACCTACATCAAGGACCTCCCCTCCCGGGAAGGATCGGACGTCACCGTCCGAGGTTGGCTGTACAACATGAGAAGCTCGGGCAAAATTCACTTTCTGCAGCTCAGGGACGGAACGGGAACAGTCCAGGGTGTCATGGTGAAGAAGGAGGTCTCGGAAGATGACTTCTCCGCCGCAAAATCCCTGTGGTTAGAAGCTTCTGTTGAAGTGACCGGAACCGTCAGAAAGGACGAGCGGGCACCGTCGGGAGTCGAGCTTTCCGTGGCGTCAGTTTCCGTTATCCAGAATCCTGCCGACGAGTACCCCATCGGCAAAAAAGACCACGGGATCGACTTCCTTCTCGACCATCGCCATCTCTGGCTCCGCAGCAGCAGGCAGCAGGCCATTATGAGGATACGCGAACGGGTCATCTGGTCGGCACGGGAGTTTCTGCACAACGACGGATACCTGCTCGTGGACAGCCCCATCATAAGCGGCGCGGCAGGCGAGGGAGTTTCCGGCCTTTTCGAAATCGACTACTTCGATTCAAAGGCCTACCTTGCCCAGACGGGGCAGCTGTACGCAGAGGCAGCCGCGGCGGCCTTCGGCAAGGTCTACTGCTTCGGCCCCACGTTCAGGGCGGAAAAGTCCAAAACCCGCCGCCATCTTACCGAATTCTGGATGCTCGAACCCGAGGTGGCCTTCTTCGACCATAAAGCCAACATGGACCTCCAGGAGAGGCTGGTCTGCCACATCGTATCCTCCGTGCTCGAACACTGCGGGAGCGAACTCGCCGCCCTCGAACGGGACGTCTCGAAACTTGAAAACATCAAGGCTCCGTTCTACCATCTCCAGTACGGTGAGGCCATCAAAATGCTGAAGGAGCTGGGAAGCGACACCCCATACGGAGAAGACCTGGGGAACGACGACGAAACCATTCTCACCCAACAGTTCGACCGGCCGGTGTTCATCGAATGCTACCCGAAGAGCGTCAAGGCATTCTACATGAAGGAGCATCCGGAGAATCCGGATCTTGTGCTCTGCGACGATCTCCTCGCTCCAGAGGGATACGGCGAAATCATTGGAGGATCCCAGAGGGAGGACAGCTACGACAGGCTCGTGGCCAGGATCAGGGAACAGGGACTTCCCGAGGAGCCTTACGACTGGTACCTCGATCTCAGGCGGTACGGAACGTTCGTCCACAGCGGTTTCGGCATGGGAATCGAACGGGTGGTGGCCTGGATTGCCGGACTGCAGCACATCAGGGAAGCCATTCCCTGGCCGCGGACGATTTACCGTCTCAAGCCCTGA
- a CDS encoding HAD family hydrolase, whose translation MTVAEQGKNDLIVFDVDGVLVDASRSYPQVVSRSLLWAWIRVLGRIPDSDGFTYEHFAATKTHPAFNDDYDIAWAVINCSAACDSPSLAESLPSPRAWRALIGECGNGDIEGWVRRSFGEIVPRAAVRRVCEEMYFGCDEYEAMGETPLYTTRRKGLWEEDISLVSFHWRDLPLASAIYTGRPHSELALALKLIGWQDFPRGMTITPDDGIMKPSPLGLSILCERAGASSPLFLGDAESDRRTVLAFGKGSFAAIGNFLSDEPRTYNNPEEALREKGLLG comes from the coding sequence TTGACCGTGGCAGAGCAGGGAAAAAATGATCTCATAGTGTTCGATGTGGACGGCGTTCTTGTGGACGCTTCCAGGTCCTATCCTCAAGTTGTCTCCCGAAGTCTTCTCTGGGCATGGATCAGGGTCCTCGGGCGCATCCCCGACTCCGACGGATTCACCTATGAGCATTTTGCCGCAACGAAAACCCATCCTGCGTTCAACGACGACTATGATATTGCCTGGGCGGTCATCAACTGCTCTGCCGCATGCGACTCGCCTTCACTGGCGGAAAGCCTTCCCTCCCCGCGGGCGTGGCGTGCCCTTATCGGGGAGTGCGGAAACGGCGACATCGAGGGGTGGGTCAGGAGATCTTTCGGAGAAATAGTTCCCAGGGCCGCAGTGCGAAGGGTCTGTGAAGAAATGTATTTCGGATGCGACGAATATGAGGCCATGGGAGAGACTCCCCTGTACACCACCAGACGAAAAGGTCTCTGGGAAGAGGACATTTCCCTGGTTTCCTTTCACTGGAGGGATCTTCCCCTCGCTTCCGCGATCTATACCGGGAGACCTCATTCCGAGCTGGCCCTTGCCCTGAAGCTCATCGGCTGGCAGGACTTCCCCCGCGGCATGACAATAACCCCGGACGACGGCATCATGAAACCTTCTCCCCTGGGACTGTCGATTCTCTGCGAAAGGGCCGGAGCCTCTTCTCCCCTCTTTCTCGGTGACGCCGAAAGCGACAGGCGCACTGTCCTCGCCTTCGGGAAAGGAAGTTTCGCAGCCATAGGAAATTTTCTTTCCGATGAGCCAAGGACCTACAATAATCCGGAGGAAGCGCTCCGGGAAAAGGGACTTCTGGGATAA
- a CDS encoding PLP-dependent aminotransferase family protein — MLLEIPLDFKYGTLYRQIAEHLEKMILAGSIPSGTRLPGTRELARMLGVSRSTIVEAYMLLEKRGIVLLKGRSGAFAASDSLPHPVSCPEGKNVFHFDSERPTRDLIPFAALAKISRDALLEDEGNVLAGSPPEGLEELRFALLEHSVLRGIPARPGEMAVTSGGKDALSTVLRALRAGGYGRVFAEKLTYTDMTEIAANEGLSLRPVPLLGEDGLASLEKLTSRDILYLVPSFQNPTGRTLPPEIRREILGLRQRKGFLIIEDDSYGELRYGEKSVPALKALDEGEGVVYIGSFSQVLFPGMRLGYILLPPGLWNSYVHTASFRQGQTSSLVQLVMLKFIRQGKLAEAVEKARAVLSARMESLILGLESAFPGIPVHRPEGGVFLWFPTGKTDGGEAAGLAARSGVFVTDGSHFSLGNQRQRAIRFSISFVPAQRMDEACARLEKCWKSLF, encoded by the coding sequence ATGCTTCTTGAAATCCCGCTGGACTTCAAATACGGTACCTTGTACCGGCAAATCGCCGAACACCTGGAAAAAATGATCCTGGCCGGGAGCATCCCCTCCGGAACGAGGCTTCCGGGTACCAGGGAGCTGGCTCGCATGCTCGGCGTGAGCCGGTCCACGATCGTGGAAGCCTACATGCTTCTCGAAAAACGGGGAATTGTCCTGCTGAAAGGAAGAAGCGGCGCTTTCGCCGCCTCGGATTCACTTCCGCACCCGGTAAGCTGTCCTGAGGGAAAGAATGTTTTCCATTTCGATTCAGAACGGCCCACCCGGGATCTGATTCCATTTGCCGCACTGGCGAAGATCAGCCGGGATGCCCTGCTCGAAGACGAGGGAAACGTCCTTGCCGGCAGTCCTCCTGAAGGCCTTGAAGAGCTTCGGTTCGCCCTCCTCGAGCATTCCGTTCTCAGGGGAATACCTGCCAGGCCGGGAGAGATGGCGGTTACTTCCGGGGGAAAGGATGCCCTCTCCACGGTTCTGAGGGCTCTTCGTGCCGGGGGGTATGGACGGGTGTTTGCCGAGAAGCTGACCTATACGGACATGACAGAAATAGCAGCCAACGAAGGATTGTCCCTCCGCCCGGTCCCCCTGCTCGGGGAAGACGGTCTCGCCTCCCTTGAAAAACTGACATCCCGGGATATCCTGTACCTCGTTCCGAGTTTCCAGAACCCCACCGGAAGGACTCTTCCCCCGGAAATACGAAGGGAAATACTCGGCCTCAGGCAGAGAAAAGGCTTTCTCATCATAGAGGACGACAGTTACGGAGAGCTCCGCTACGGCGAAAAGAGCGTGCCTGCGCTGAAAGCCCTTGATGAAGGCGAAGGGGTTGTGTATATCGGCTCCTTCAGCCAGGTTCTTTTCCCGGGAATGCGGTTGGGGTACATTCTTCTTCCGCCCGGGCTGTGGAACAGCTACGTGCACACGGCATCCTTCCGCCAGGGACAGACCTCGTCACTGGTCCAGCTCGTTATGCTGAAGTTCATTCGGCAGGGCAAGCTCGCGGAAGCCGTTGAAAAGGCGAGGGCGGTGCTTTCAGCCAGGATGGAGTCCCTGATTCTCGGTCTTGAATCCGCCTTCCCCGGTATCCCTGTGCACAGGCCGGAAGGTGGAGTTTTCCTTTGGTTCCCCACGGGAAAAACGGACGGCGGTGAAGCGGCCGGGCTTGCTGCCCGCAGCGGAGTGTTCGTCACCGACGGGAGTCACTTCTCTCTGGGAAATCAGCGGCAGAGAGCGATACGATTTTCCATTTCCTTCGTTCCGGCACAAAGGATGGACGAGGCCTGCGCCAGGCTGGAGAAATGCTGGAAGTCCCTTTTCTAG
- a CDS encoding GntR family transcriptional regulator, with translation MREPRLYTTSADYAYQELRHRIITKQLKPGQRLPEVNIAVQMGVSRTPVREALRRLASEGLVIIIPNSGARLAAPTVREIEDTFLVREQLECLAIRLASERIGDRHLRRLEEALVEEARAIEERDLETYLEVNEAFHKAVADASGNRVLAEYVENILARTNAYVVFYDPFYQNETTPTVDSHKEILVALRAHDSEKSVRLMKRHLKESISGLSRIVED, from the coding sequence ATGAGAGAACCACGCCTTTATACTACATCGGCGGATTATGCTTACCAGGAACTGCGCCACCGTATTATAACAAAGCAGCTCAAACCCGGACAGAGGCTTCCGGAAGTGAACATCGCAGTTCAGATGGGCGTAAGCAGGACCCCGGTGAGGGAGGCGCTTCGCCGTCTGGCGAGCGAGGGACTGGTTATCATCATACCCAACAGCGGCGCCAGGCTTGCCGCTCCCACGGTGAGGGAAATCGAGGACACTTTCCTTGTACGGGAACAGCTTGAATGTCTTGCCATACGCCTGGCATCGGAGAGAATCGGCGACAGGCACCTCCGGAGACTGGAAGAGGCTCTGGTAGAAGAAGCCCGGGCTATCGAAGAGAGAGATCTCGAAACATACCTTGAGGTTAACGAGGCCTTCCACAAAGCGGTCGCCGATGCCAGCGGCAACAGGGTGCTGGCAGAATACGTGGAGAACATCCTCGCGAGAACAAATGCCTACGTTGTATTTTATGATCCCTTCTACCAGAACGAGACTACTCCCACTGTAGATTCTCACAAGGAAATACTGGTGGCCCTCAGAGCGCACGACAGTGAAAAATCCGTCAGGCTCATGAAACGCCACCTGAAGGAGTCCATTTCCGGACTCAGCCGCATTGTGGAGGATTGA
- a CDS encoding DegT/DnrJ/EryC1/StrS family aminotransferase: protein MTAKIPTLDLTRNYGRIKEEILEALNTVLESQHFILGPDVAAFEKECESYLGGVSAIGCASGTDALLLALMALDIGEGDEVITTPYSFFATASCITRLGAVPVFVDVDPGTFNIDPVKALEAVTPRTKAFLPVHIFGQMTPLETVHEAFAARGISVVEDAAQAFGAWRKEGNQIRRAGAWGHIGCYSFFPTKNLGGYGDGGMNVTPEGSIADRIRKLRVHGAGTTYYHDEVGLNSRLDSLQAAILRVKLRHIEEWNEERRTVAGRYFALFAEKGLLGTVVPPQELEGNYHIYHQYVVKVPRRDELQAFLEGEGIVSRVYYPVSLHLQKCFSFLGYSEGDFPVSEQLSRETLALPVFPELTMEEQVRIVSAIGRFYGK from the coding sequence ATGACCGCGAAAATCCCAACCCTGGATCTGACGAGAAATTACGGAAGGATAAAAGAGGAAATCCTGGAGGCCCTGAACACGGTTCTCGAAAGCCAGCACTTCATACTGGGGCCGGACGTGGCCGCTTTTGAGAAGGAGTGCGAGAGCTATCTCGGCGGCGTTTCGGCCATCGGATGCGCATCCGGAACGGACGCTCTTCTCCTGGCGCTCATGGCTCTTGATATAGGAGAAGGGGACGAGGTTATCACAACGCCGTACAGTTTCTTCGCCACAGCAAGCTGCATCACCCGTCTCGGGGCGGTTCCCGTTTTCGTCGACGTGGATCCCGGAACCTTCAACATTGACCCTGTCAAGGCCCTTGAAGCGGTTACTCCCAGGACGAAGGCTTTCCTGCCTGTTCACATCTTCGGCCAGATGACTCCTCTCGAGACGGTGCATGAAGCCTTTGCCGCCAGGGGGATTTCTGTCGTTGAAGACGCCGCGCAGGCATTCGGGGCATGGAGAAAGGAAGGAAATCAGATCCGCCGGGCAGGAGCCTGGGGGCACATAGGATGCTACTCCTTCTTTCCGACAAAGAATCTTGGAGGGTACGGAGACGGCGGCATGAACGTCACACCTGAAGGAAGCATCGCCGACCGTATCAGAAAACTCAGGGTGCACGGCGCAGGTACAACCTACTACCACGACGAGGTGGGGCTGAACAGCCGGCTTGATTCTCTTCAGGCCGCGATACTGAGGGTCAAGCTCCGTCATATCGAGGAGTGGAACGAGGAACGGCGCACCGTTGCCGGGAGGTATTTTGCCCTTTTCGCGGAAAAGGGACTGCTTGGCACGGTGGTTCCCCCGCAGGAACTCGAGGGAAACTATCACATTTACCACCAGTACGTGGTCAAGGTACCCCGCAGGGATGAACTCCAGGCATTTCTTGAAGGGGAGGGAATCGTCAGCAGGGTGTATTACCCCGTCAGCCTCCATCTCCAGAAATGTTTCTCTTTCCTTGGCTACTCTGAAGGGGATTTCCCCGTGTCTGAGCAGCTCAGCAGGGAAACACTGGCTCTTCCCGTTTTCCCGGAACTCACCATGGAAGAGCAGGTACGTATCGTCTCAGCTATAGGCCGGTTCTACGGCAAGTAG